A single window of Helicobacter pylori NCTC 11637 = CCUG 17874 = ATCC 43504 = JCM 12093 DNA harbors:
- a CDS encoding aminotransferase class V-fold PLP-dependent enzyme has protein sequence MQAFLNRSFAPLLNPNESVLEQVKSSIILKKGVSYFDWGASGLASALVEKRVKSLLPYYANAHSIASKHAILMGMLLKECQEKLKRSLNLSANHCVLSAGYGASSAIKKFQEILGVCIPSKTKKNLEPYLKDMALKRVIVGPYEHHSNEISWREGLCEVARIPLNEHGLLDLEILEQTLKKSPNSLVSMSAASNVTGLLTPLKEVSSLCKKYKAALALDLANFSAHANPKDCEYQTGFYAPHKLLGGIGGCGLLGISKDLIDTQIAPSFSAGGVIKYANCTRHEFIDELPLREEFGTPGLLQFYRSALAYQLRDECGLDFIHKKENNLLRVLMHGLKDLPAINIYGNLTASRVGVVAFNIGGISPYDLARVLSYEYAIETRAGCSCAGPYGHDLLNLNAQKSSDFNAKPGWLRVSLHFTHSINDIDYLLDSLKKAVKKLR, from the coding sequence GTGCAAGCGTTTTTAAACAGGAGTTTTGCCCCTTTACTCAACCCTAACGAGAGCGTTTTAGAGCAGGTTAAATCTAGTATTATCTTAAAAAAAGGGGTGTCTTATTTTGACTGGGGGGCTTCAGGTTTAGCGAGCGCTTTAGTGGAAAAACGCGTGAAATCCTTACTGCCTTATTACGCGAACGCTCATTCCATCGCTTCTAAACATGCGATTTTAATGGGCATGCTTTTAAAAGAGTGCCAAGAAAAGTTAAAGCGTTCTTTAAATTTGAGCGCTAATCATTGCGTCTTGAGCGCGGGGTATGGGGCGAGTTCAGCGATTAAGAAATTTCAAGAAATTTTAGGGGTGTGTATCCCTTCAAAAACGAAGAAAAATTTAGAGCCGTATTTGAAAGATATGGCTTTAAAGCGTGTGATTGTAGGGCCTTATGAGCATCATTCTAATGAAATCAGTTGGCGTGAAGGCTTGTGTGAAGTGGCGCGTATCCCTTTGAATGAACATGGCTTGTTGGATTTAGAAATTTTAGAGCAAACTTTAAAAAAATCCCCTAACAGCCTGGTTTCTATGAGCGCGGCTTCTAATGTAACCGGACTGCTCACGCCCTTAAAAGAAGTTTCATCATTGTGCAAGAAATATAAGGCCGCTTTGGCTTTGGATTTAGCGAATTTTAGCGCGCATGCCAACCCTAAAGATTGCGAGTACCAAACCGGTTTTTATGCGCCTCATAAGCTTTTAGGGGGCATTGGAGGGTGCGGTCTTTTAGGCATTTCTAAAGATTTGATTGACACGCAGATCGCCCCGAGTTTTAGCGCAGGGGGCGTGATTAAATACGCTAATTGCACACGGCATGAATTTATTGATGAATTGCCTTTAAGGGAAGAATTTGGCACGCCAGGATTGTTGCAATTTTACAGGAGCGCTCTAGCGTATCAATTAAGAGATGAATGCGGTTTGGATTTTATCCACAAGAAAGAAAATAACCTTTTAAGAGTGCTCATGCATGGCTTAAAAGACTTGCCCGCTATTAATATTTATGGGAATTTAACAGCGAGTCGTGTGGGGGTAGTGGCTTTTAATATTGGGGGGATTTCGCCCTATGATTTAGCGAGGGTTTTAAGCTATGAATACGCTATTGAGACCCGGGCAGGTTGCTCTTGCGCAGGGCCTTATGGGCATGATTTATTGAATCTTAACGCTCAAAAGTCAAGCGATTTTAACGCTAAACCCGGATGGCTTAGAGTGAGCTTGCACTTCACGCATTCCATAAACGATATTGATTATTTGCTAGACAGCTTGAAAAAAGCGGTTAAAAAATTGCGTTAA
- the pheT gene encoding phenylalanine--tRNA ligase subunit beta has product MKLSVNDLSVFVDAPKDIAKLCEDLSRLGLEVESCIPYAAPKNVVVGKILEKAPHKNAEKLSVCQVGVGKEVLQIVCGAKNVAPNQFVPVALNGALIGSTTIAKTELRGVESCGMICSSIELGFPKINDGILELDESVGELVLGKELNEYTPFNTHVLEISLTPNRGDCLSVLGIAREISAFYHTPLKPIKALNFTPKSDFVTLSAGENIESHLAYYLVCNHSLKTPLNVKLSLAHNNALSENDLNNFIEFSTHFSGVIMNAYNLDATPMDLSVKNDENNLESVYINHQKRSTIAIKHQDQKDLSEYLLLEASYIDPISLSLKLHALKDKTLQKDNALIYRSARGSNPNLSDGLNFLSAHLKATILESKQTEHSLKDRTLKFQLEDITEILGLAIEEEKIQGILKNLGFKVSIKEPNSKPQILEVVAPNFRHDIKTIQDIAEEILRFVGIDNLVSKPLNCISNKNSNPHYDTHRFFENLKHKALACGFKEVIHYVFYSKEKQQKLGFEVLEDPLELQNPITTELNTLRTSLVCGLLDASLRNKNLGFKSIALYEKGSVYNSKREEIQKLGFLASGLQKKESYPDSKGKAWDFYSFAECVSKVIGDFSLEKLTTQTPINHPYQSAKIIQNHEIIGVIAKIHPKVIQELDLFESYYAEIDAFKLKRPAMLLKLFSIYPSSVRDLTLIIDENTAFSNIKKALKDAKIPNLSEILPLDIFKESNNSIALSVRCVIHSLEKTLNDEEVNSAVQKALEILEKEFNARLKG; this is encoded by the coding sequence ATGAAACTGAGTGTCAATGATTTGAGTGTTTTTGTAGATGCGCCTAAAGATATAGCCAAACTCTGTGAGGATTTGAGCCGCTTAGGTTTAGAAGTGGAGAGCTGTATCCCTTATGCCGCTCCTAAAAATGTGGTTGTTGGTAAAATTTTAGAAAAAGCCCCCCATAAAAACGCTGAAAAACTCAGCGTGTGTCAAGTGGGTGTGGGTAAGGAAGTGTTACAAATCGTGTGCGGGGCTAAAAATGTCGCGCCAAACCAATTCGTGCCAGTCGCTTTAAATGGGGCGCTAATCGGCTCAACAACCATCGCTAAAACGGAGCTTAGGGGGGTTGAAAGCTGTGGCATGATTTGCTCTAGCATTGAATTAGGCTTCCCTAAAATCAATGATGGCATCTTGGAATTAGATGAGAGCGTTGGGGAGTTGGTTTTGGGGAAAGAATTAAACGAATACACCCCTTTCAACACGCATGTTTTAGAAATTTCATTGACTCCTAATCGTGGGGATTGCTTGAGCGTTTTAGGTATTGCCAGAGAAATTAGCGCCTTTTATCACACGCCCCTAAAGCCTATTAAGGCTTTAAATTTTACGCCAAAAAGCGATTTTGTTACGCTTAGTGCGGGTGAAAATATTGAATCGCATCTGGCTTATTATTTGGTTTGCAATCATTCTTTAAAAACCCCTTTAAATGTCAAACTTTCGCTCGCTCACAATAATGCCCTAAGCGAGAACGATCTAAACAATTTCATAGAATTTAGCACGCATTTTAGTGGGGTAATAATGAACGCTTATAACCTGGATGCAACCCCTATGGATTTGAGCGTGAAAAACGATGAAAACAACCTTGAAAGCGTTTATATCAACCATCAAAAACGCTCCACTATCGCTATAAAGCATCAAGATCAAAAAGATTTGAGCGAATATTTGCTTTTAGAAGCGAGCTATATTGATCCGATAAGCCTGTCTTTAAAATTACACGCCCTAAAAGATAAAACGCTTCAAAAAGACAACGCCCTTATTTATAGGAGTGCTAGGGGGAGTAACCCTAATTTATCAGACGGCTTGAATTTTTTAAGCGCTCATTTGAAAGCGACGATTTTAGAAAGCAAACAAACTGAGCATTCTTTAAAAGATCGCACCCTTAAATTCCAACTTGAAGACATTACCGAGATTTTGGGGCTTGCCATAGAGGAAGAAAAAATTCAAGGCATTTTAAAAAATTTAGGTTTTAAAGTTAGCATAAAAGAGCCAAACTCAAAACCCCAAATTTTAGAGGTTGTTGCACCAAATTTCAGGCATGACATTAAAACGATCCAAGATATTGCTGAAGAAATCTTACGCTTTGTAGGGATTGATAATCTAGTCTCAAAGCCTCTCAATTGCATCAGTAATAAAAATTCAAACCCCCATTATGACACGCACCGCTTTTTTGAAAACCTTAAACACAAGGCTCTCGCTTGCGGTTTTAAAGAAGTCATTCATTATGTGTTTTATTCTAAAGAAAAACAGCAAAAACTAGGCTTTGAAGTTTTAGAAGATCCCCTAGAATTGCAAAACCCTATCACAACGGAGTTAAACACCCTAAGGACGAGCCTTGTTTGCGGGCTTTTAGACGCCAGTTTAAGGAATAAAAATTTAGGGTTTAAAAGCATAGCCCTTTATGAAAAAGGGAGCGTGTATAACTCTAAAAGAGAAGAAATCCAAAAACTAGGCTTTTTAGCGAGCGGCTTACAAAAAAAAGAAAGCTACCCTGATTCTAAAGGCAAGGCTTGGGATTTTTACTCTTTTGCCGAATGCGTTTCAAAAGTTATAGGGGATTTCAGCTTGGAAAAACTGACCACTCAAACCCCCATTAACCACCCCTACCAGAGCGCTAAAATCATTCAAAATCATGAAATCATAGGCGTAATCGCTAAAATCCACCCTAAAGTGATCCAGGAATTGGATTTGTTTGAAAGCTATTATGCTGAGATAGACGCTTTTAAACTCAAACGCCCTGCCATGCTATTAAAGCTCTTTAGCATTTACCCTAGCAGTGTGAGGGATTTGACTCTCATCATTGATGAAAACACCGCTTTTAGCAATATTAAAAAAGCCCTAAAAGACGCTAAAATCCCTAATTTAAGCGAGATTCTACCCCTTGATATTTTTAAAGAAAGTAATAATTCCATAGCCTTAAGCGTGCGTTGCGTGATCCATTCTTTAGAAAAAACCCTGAATGATGAAGAGGTCAATTCAGCCGTGCAAAAAGCGCTTGAAATTTTAGAAAAAGAATTTAACGCCCGCCTTAAGGGATAA
- the serA gene encoding phosphoglycerate dehydrogenase, giving the protein MYQVAICDPIHAKGIQILEAQKDIVLHDYSKCPKKELLEKLTPMDALITRSMTPITSDFLKPLTHLKSIVRAGVGVDNIDLESCSQKGIVVMNIPTANTIAAVELTMAHLINAVRSFPCANDQIKHQRLWKREDWYGTELKNKKLGIIGFGNIGSRVGIRAKAFEMEVLAYDPYIPSSKATDLGVIYTKNFEDILQCDMITIHTPKNKETINMIGAKEIERMKKGVILINCARGGLYNEDALYEALETKKVRWLGIDVFSKEPGIHNKLLDLPNVYATPHIGANTLESQEEISKQAAQGVMESLRGSSHPHALNLPMQAFDASAKAYLNLAQKLGYFSSQIHKGVCQKIELSLCGEINQFKDALVAFTLVGVLKPVVGDKINYINAPFVAKERGIEIKVSLKESASPYKNMLSLTLNAANGSISVSGTVFEEDILKLTEIDGFHIDIEPKGKMLLFRNTDIPGVIGSVGNAFARHGINIADFRLGRNTQKEALALIIVDEEVSLEVLEELKNIPACLSVHYVVI; this is encoded by the coding sequence ATGTATCAAGTAGCCATTTGCGACCCCATCCATGCTAAAGGCATTCAAATTTTAGAAGCCCAAAAAGACATTGTCTTGCATGATTATTCCAAATGCCCCAAAAAGGAGCTTTTAGAAAAACTCACCCCCATGGATGCGCTCATCACTCGCAGCATGACCCCTATCACAAGCGATTTTTTAAAGCCCTTAACCCACTTAAAATCCATCGTGAGAGCGGGCGTGGGAGTGGATAATATTGATTTAGAAAGCTGTTCTCAAAAAGGGATTGTAGTGATGAATATCCCTACCGCTAACACGATTGCCGCTGTGGAATTGACCATGGCACATTTGATCAATGCAGTGCGTTCGTTCCCTTGCGCGAACGATCAAATCAAACACCAAAGGTTATGGAAAAGAGAAGATTGGTATGGCACGGAATTGAAAAATAAAAAGCTGGGCATCATTGGTTTTGGGAATATTGGCTCTAGGGTGGGCATTAGAGCAAAAGCCTTTGAAATGGAAGTTCTAGCCTATGATCCTTATATCCCTTCTTCAAAAGCCACTGATTTAGGGGTCATTTACACAAAAAATTTTGAAGACATTTTGCAATGCGACATGATCACTATCCACACCCCTAAAAATAAAGAAACGATTAACATGATAGGCGCTAAAGAGATTGAACGCATGAAAAAAGGGGTTATTTTAATTAATTGCGCTAGGGGTGGGCTTTATAATGAAGACGCTCTTTATGAAGCTTTAGAAACCAAAAAAGTGCGTTGGCTTGGCATTGATGTCTTTTCTAAAGAGCCTGGCATTCACAACAAGCTTTTAGACTTGCCCAATGTTTATGCGACCCCCCATATTGGTGCGAACACTTTAGAATCCCAAGAAGAAATTTCCAAACAAGCCGCTCAAGGGGTTATGGAATCTTTAAGGGGTTCAAGCCACCCGCATGCTTTGAATTTACCCATGCAAGCTTTTGATGCAAGCGCAAAAGCCTACTTGAATTTAGCGCAAAAATTGGGTTATTTTTCCAGTCAAATCCATAAGGGCGTGTGCCAAAAAATTGAGCTCAGTCTTTGTGGGGAGATCAACCAATTCAAAGACGCCCTTGTAGCCTTTACGTTAGTAGGGGTGTTAAAACCCGTTGTAGGGGATAAAATCAATTACATTAACGCTCCCTTTGTGGCCAAAGAAAGAGGCATTGAAATCAAGGTTAGCCTTAAAGAAAGCGCTTCGCCCTATAAAAACATGCTCTCTTTAACCCTAAATGCGGCTAATGGTTCAATCAGCGTGAGCGGCACGGTGTTTGAAGAAGATATTTTAAAACTCACTGAGATTGATGGGTTTCATATTGATATAGAGCCAAAGGGTAAAATGCTTCTATTTAGGAATACGGATATTCCAGGCGTTATTGGGAGCGTGGGGAATGCGTTCGCTAGGCATGGCATTAACATCGCTGATTTTCGTTTGGGGCGCAACACGCAAAAAGAAGCTTTAGCGCTCATCATTGTAGATGAAGAAGTTTCTTTGGAAGTTTTAGAAGAGCTTAAAAACATTCCTGCGTGCTTAAGCGTTCATTATGTGGTTATTTAA
- the pheS gene encoding phenylalanine--tRNA ligase subunit alpha: MHTLIERLEKVTNSKELEEARLNALGKKGVFADKFNQLKNLNGEEKNAFAKEIHHYKQAFEKAFEWKKKAILELELEERLKKEKIDVSLFNAIKTSSSHPLNYTKNKIIEFFTPLGYKLEIGSLVEDDFHNFSALNLPPYHPARDMQDTFYFKDHKLLRTHTSPVQIHTMQEQTPPIKMICLGETFRRDYDLTHTPMFHQIEGLVVDQKGNIRFTHLKGVIEDFLHYFFGGVQLRWRSSFFPFTEPSAEVDISCVFCKQEGCRVCSHTGWLEVLGCGMVNNAVFEAIGYENVSGFAFGMGIERLAMLTCQINDLRSFFETDLRVLESF; this comes from the coding sequence TTGCACACCTTAATAGAACGCTTAGAAAAGGTTACTAACAGCAAAGAGTTAGAAGAAGCGCGTTTGAATGCTTTGGGTAAAAAGGGGGTTTTTGCGGATAAATTCAACCAGCTCAAAAACCTGAACGGCGAAGAAAAAAACGCCTTTGCTAAAGAAATCCACCACTATAAACAAGCGTTTGAAAAAGCCTTTGAATGGAAAAAAAAGGCTATTTTAGAGCTTGAATTAGAAGAACGCTTGAAAAAAGAAAAAATTGATGTGAGCTTGTTTAACGCTATTAAAACAAGCTCTTCTCACCCTTTGAATTATACTAAAAATAAAATCATTGAATTTTTCACCCCATTAGGATACAAGCTTGAAATCGGCTCTTTAGTGGAAGATGATTTCCATAATTTCAGCGCTTTAAACTTGCCCCCTTACCACCCTGCAAGAGACATGCAAGACACTTTCTATTTTAAAGATCACAAGCTTTTAAGGACCCACACTTCGCCCGTGCAAATCCACACCATGCAAGAACAAACCCCACCCATTAAAATGATCTGTTTAGGCGAAACCTTTAGGCGCGATTATGATTTGACTCATACGCCTATGTTCCATCAAATTGAAGGGCTTGTCGTGGATCAAAAAGGGAATATCCGTTTCACGCACTTAAAGGGCGTGATCGAAGACTTTTTGCATTATTTCTTTGGCGGCGTGCAATTAAGGTGGCGCTCTAGCTTTTTCCCTTTCACAGAGCCAAGCGCTGAAGTGGATATTAGCTGCGTGTTTTGCAAGCAAGAAGGCTGTAGGGTTTGCTCGCACACAGGTTGGCTAGAAGTGTTGGGTTGCGGCATGGTCAATAATGCGGTGTTTGAAGCCATAGGGTATGAGAATGTGAGTGGGTTTGCTTTTGGCATGGGGATTGAAAGATTAGCCATGCTGACTTGCCAAATCAATGATTTGCGCAGTTTCTTTGAAACTGATTTGAGAGTGTTGGAGAGCTTTTAA
- a CDS encoding 4-hydroxy-3-methylbut-2-enyl diphosphate reductase has product MEIKMAKDYGFCFGVKRAIQIAEKNQNSLIFGSLIHNAKEVNRLEKNFNVKIEEDPKKIPKNKSVIIRTHGIPKQDLEYLKNKGVKITDATCPYVIKPQQIVESMSKEGYQIVLFGDINHPEVKGVISYATNQALVVNSLEELQEKKLQRKVALVSQTTKQTPKLLQIASYLVERCTEVRIFNTICNATSYNQKAALDLSKEVDIMIVVGGKTSSNTKQLLSIAKQHCKDSYLVEDENELELAWFKGKKLCGITAGASTPDWIIENVKQKISTI; this is encoded by the coding sequence ATGGAAATTAAAATGGCTAAAGACTATGGTTTTTGTTTTGGCGTCAAAAGAGCGATACAAATCGCTGAAAAAAATCAAAACAGCTTGATTTTTGGCTCGCTCATTCATAACGCTAAAGAAGTCAATCGTTTGGAAAAAAACTTCAACGTGAAAATTGAAGAAGACCCTAAAAAAATCCCTAAAAACAAAAGCGTGATCATAAGAACCCATGGCATTCCTAAGCAGGATTTAGAATACTTGAAAAACAAGGGGGTCAAAATCACCGATGCGACTTGTCCGTATGTGATCAAACCCCAGCAAATTGTGGAATCCATGAGTAAAGAAGGGTATCAAATCGTGCTTTTTGGGGATATTAACCACCCTGAAGTCAAGGGCGTGATCAGCTATGCCACTAACCAGGCTTTAGTCGTCAATTCTTTAGAAGAGTTGCAAGAAAAAAAGCTCCAACGAAAAGTGGCTTTAGTCTCTCAAACCACCAAACAAACCCCAAAACTCTTGCAAATCGCTTCCTATTTAGTGGAAAGATGCACTGAAGTGCGTATTTTTAACACGATTTGTAACGCCACTTCTTACAACCAAAAAGCCGCTTTGGATTTGAGTAAGGAAGTGGATATTATGATAGTCGTGGGCGGTAAAACTTCTTCAAACACCAAACAGCTCCTAAGCATCGCCAAACAGCATTGCAAAGACAGCTACTTGGTAGAAGACGAAAACGAATTAGAGTTAGCGTGGTTTAAGGGTAAAAAATTGTGTGGGATTACCGCTGGGGCTTCCACGCCGGACTGGATTATAGAAAATGTCAAGCAAAAAATCAGCACGATTTAA
- the aroA gene encoding 3-phosphoshikimate 1-carboxyvinyltransferase, producing the protein MIELDINASDKSLSHRAVIFSLLAQKPCVVRNFLMGEDCLSSLEIAQNLGAKVENTAKNSFKITPPTAIKEPNKILNCNNSGTSIRLYSGLLSAQKGLFVLSGDNSLNARPMKRIIEPLKAFGAKILGREDNHFAPLVILGNPLKACHYESPIASAQVKSTFILSALQAQGISAYKENELSRNHTEIMLKSLGADIQNQDGVLMISPLEKPLEAFDFTIANDPSSAFFFALACAITPKSRLLLKNVLLNPTRIEAFEVLKKMGASIEYVIQSKDLEMIGDIYVEHAPLKAINIEQNIASLIDEIPALSIAMLFAKGKSMVKNAKDLRSKESDRIKAVISNFKALGIECEEFEDGFYIEGLEDISPLKQRFSHKKPPLIKSFNDHRIAMSFAILTLALPLEIDNLECANISFPQFKRLLNLFKKGSFNGN; encoded by the coding sequence GTGATAGAGCTTGACATTAACGCTAGCGATAAATCGCTCTCGCACAGAGCCGTTATTTTTAGCCTGCTCGCTCAAAAGCCTTGTGTTGTGCGGAATTTTTTAATGGGAGAAGATTGTTTAAGCTCTTTAGAAATCGCTCAAAATTTAGGGGCTAAAGTGGAAAATACCGCCAAAAATTCTTTTAAAATCACGCCCCCAACGGCTATAAAAGAGCCTAACAAGATTTTAAATTGCAACAATTCTGGCACCAGTATACGTTTATACAGCGGGCTTTTAAGCGCTCAAAAAGGCCTTTTTGTTTTAAGCGGGGACAATTCCTTAAACGCGCGCCCCATGAAAAGAATCATTGAGCCTTTGAAGGCTTTTGGGGCAAAAATTTTAGGGAGAGAGGATAACCATTTCGCCCCCTTAGTGATCTTAGGGAATCCTTTAAAAGCTTGTCATTATGAAAGCCCTATCGCTTCAGCTCAAGTCAAAAGCACTTTTATTTTAAGTGCTTTGCAAGCTCAAGGCATAAGCGCCTATAAAGAAAATGAGCTTAGCCGTAACCACACAGAAATCATGCTTAAAAGTTTGGGAGCTGATATTCAAAATCAAGACGGCGTTTTAATGATTTCACCCCTAGAAAAACCCCTAGAAGCCTTTGATTTTACCATAGCCAATGATCCGTCTAGCGCATTTTTTTTCGCCCTCGCTTGCGCGATTACGCCAAAAAGCCGCCTTCTTTTAAAAAATGTCTTGCTCAACCCCACTCGCATAGAAGCTTTTGAAGTTTTAAAAAAAATGGGCGCTTCCATAGAGTATGTCATTCAATCCAAAGATTTAGAAATGATTGGCGATATTTATGTAGAGCATGCCCCTTTAAAAGCGATTAACATTGAGCAAAATATCGCCAGCCTTATTGATGAAATCCCTGCTTTAAGTATCGCTATGCTTTTTGCAAAAGGCAAAAGCATGGTCAAAAACGCTAAAGATTTACGATCTAAAGAAAGCGACAGGATAAAAGCGGTTATTTCTAATTTCAAAGCTTTAGGGATTGAGTGCGAAGAATTTGAAGATGGGTTTTATATAGAGGGATTAGAAGATATAAGCCCATTAAAACAACGCTTTTCTCACAAAAAACCCCCCCTTATTAAAAGCTTTAATGATCACAGGATTGCGATGAGTTTTGCTATTTTAACTTTAGCACTGCCTTTAGAAATTGACAATTTAGAATGCGCAAACATTTCTTTCCCGCAATTCAAACGCTTACTCAATCTATTCAAAAAAGGGAGTTTTAATGGAAATTAA
- a CDS encoding histidine triad nucleotide-binding protein: MNVFEKIIQGEIPCSKILENERFLSFYDINPKAKVHALVIPKQSIQDFNGITPELMAQMTSFIFEVVEKLGIKEKGYKLLTNVGKNAGQEVMHLHFHILSEDMH, translated from the coding sequence ATGAATGTGTTTGAAAAAATAATCCAAGGCGAAATCCCTTGTTCTAAGATTTTAGAAAACGAGCGTTTTTTATCCTTTTATGACATTAACCCTAAAGCTAAAGTGCATGCGTTAGTGATCCCCAAACAAAGCATTCAGGATTTTAATGGCATCACCCCAGAGCTTATGGCTCAAATGACAAGTTTTATTTTTGAAGTGGTGGAAAAATTAGGCATCAAAGAAAAGGGCTACAAGCTTTTAACGAATGTGGGTAAAAACGCCGGGCAAGAGGTGATGCATTTGCATTTTCATATTTTAAGCGAGGATATGCATTAA
- a CDS encoding 30S ribosomal protein S1 — protein MSKIADDQNFNDEEENFAKLFKKELEKEETLEKGTIKEGLIVSINENDGYAMVSVGGKTEGRLALNEITDEKGQLLYQKNDPIIVHVSEKGEHPSVSYKKAISQQKIQAKIEELGENYENAIIEGKIVGKNKGGYIVESQGVEYFLSRSHSSLKNDANHIGKRIKACIIRVDKENHSINISRKRFFEVNDKRQLEVSKELLEATEPVLGVVRQITPFGIFVEAKGIEGLVHYSEISHKGPVNPEKYYKEGDEVYVKAIAYDAEKRRLSLSIKATIEDPWEEIQDKLKPGYAIKVVVSNIEHYGVFVDIGNDIEGFLHVSEISWDKNVSHPSHYLSVGQEIDVKIIDIDPKNRRLRVSLKQLTNRPFDVFESKHQVGDIVEGKVATLTDFGAFLNLGGVDGLLHNHDAFWDKDKKCKDHYKIGDVIKVKILKINKKDKKISLSAKHLVTSPTEEFAQKHKTDSVIQGKVVSIKDFGVFINADGIDVLIKNEDLNPLKKDEIKIGQEITCVVVAIEKSNNKVRASVHRLERKKEKEELQAFNTSDDKMTLGDILKEKL, from the coding sequence ATGAGCAAGATAGCAGATGATCAGAACTTTAATGACGAGGAGGAAAACTTCGCAAAACTCTTTAAAAAAGAATTAGAAAAAGAAGAAACCTTAGAAAAAGGCACTATCAAAGAAGGGCTAATCGTTTCCATCAATGAGAATGATGGTTATGCCATGGTGAGCGTGGGCGGTAAGACAGAAGGCCGTTTGGCTTTGAATGAGATCACCGATGAAAAGGGGCAGTTGCTGTATCAAAAAAATGACCCCATTATCGTGCATGTGTCCGAAAAAGGTGAACACCCTAGCGTTTCCTACAAAAAGGCCATTTCCCAACAAAAGATTCAAGCTAAAATTGAAGAATTAGGCGAAAACTATGAAAACGCCATTATTGAAGGCAAGATTGTAGGCAAGAATAAAGGGGGCTATATCGTGGAGTCTCAAGGCGTGGAGTATTTTCTCTCCCGCTCGCACTCTTCTTTAAAGAATGACGCAAACCATATCGGCAAACGCATTAAAGCGTGCATCATTCGTGTGGATAAGGAAAACCATTCTATCAATATTTCTCGCAAACGATTCTTTGAAGTCAATGACAAACGACAGCTTGAAGTTTCTAAAGAATTGTTAGAAGCCACAGAGCCGGTATTGGGGGTTGTGCGCCAGATCACCCCTTTTGGCATTTTTGTAGAAGCTAAGGGGATTGAGGGCTTAGTCCATTATTCTGAAATCAGCCATAAAGGACCAGTCAATCCTGAAAAATACTACAAAGAGGGCGATGAAGTCTATGTCAAAGCCATCGCTTATGATGCAGAAAAAAGACGCCTTTCACTCTCCATAAAAGCGACCATAGAAGACCCATGGGAAGAGATCCAAGACAAGCTAAAACCCGGATACGCCATTAAGGTGGTGGTGAGCAATATTGAACATTATGGGGTGTTTGTGGATATTGGTAATGATATTGAAGGCTTTTTGCATGTTTCTGAAATCTCTTGGGATAAAAATGTCAGCCACCCTAGCCATTACTTGAGCGTGGGGCAAGAAATTGATGTGAAGATCATTGACATTGATCCTAAAAACCGCCGCTTAAGGGTTTCTTTAAAACAACTCACTAACAGGCCTTTTGATGTTTTTGAATCCAAACACCAAGTGGGGGATATTGTAGAGGGCAAAGTGGCGACTTTAACGGATTTTGGGGCGTTTTTGAATCTGGGTGGAGTGGATGGCTTGCTCCACAATCACGACGCTTTTTGGGATAAAGATAAAAAATGCAAAGACCACTATAAAATTGGCGATGTGATCAAGGTGAAAATCCTTAAAATCAACAAAAAAGATAAAAAGATTTCTTTGAGCGCGAAGCACTTGGTGACTTCCCCCACAGAAGAATTCGCTCAAAAGCATAAAACAGACAGCGTGATTCAAGGCAAAGTGGTGAGCATTAAGGATTTTGGCGTTTTCATTAATGCTGATGGCATTGATGTGCTGATCAAAAATGAAGATTTGAACCCCTTGAAAAAAGATGAAATCAAAATAGGCCAAGAAATCACATGCGTGGTGGTTGCAATTGAAAAATCTAACAACAAGGTGCGTGCTTCTGTGCATAGGTTAGAGCGCAAAAAAGAAAAAGAAGAATTGCAAGCTTTTAACACGAGCGATGATAAAATGACTTTAGGGGATATTCTTAAAGAAAAACTCTAA